One Acinetobacter colistiniresistens DNA segment encodes these proteins:
- a CDS encoding riboflavin synthase — translation MFTGIIESLGKVESLQSVGGDVRLRIQTDLDMSDVHLGDSIATNGICLTVIEWGENWYAADVSRESLNRTTLGQWKVGQAVNVEKAMLPTTRFGGHIVSGHVDGLGEISLVRHDARSLYFEVTAPVELAKYLAEKGSVTVDGISLTINHLRGNILSLNLIPHTAERTNIGTWQVGSKVNLEVDVLARYIERLLLGDKAAEQKTESNISMAFLAENGFLK, via the coding sequence ATGTTTACAGGCATTATTGAAAGTTTAGGTAAGGTTGAGAGCCTACAAAGTGTAGGTGGTGATGTCCGTTTGCGTATTCAAACTGATTTGGATATGTCTGATGTACATTTGGGGGATTCGATTGCGACCAATGGAATCTGCCTGACCGTGATTGAATGGGGGGAAAACTGGTATGCGGCTGATGTTTCGCGTGAAAGTTTGAACCGTACCACACTGGGTCAGTGGAAAGTCGGCCAAGCAGTCAATGTCGAAAAAGCAATGCTGCCCACCACACGTTTTGGTGGACATATTGTCAGTGGTCATGTCGATGGTTTAGGTGAAATTAGCTTGGTTCGCCATGATGCACGCTCATTGTATTTTGAAGTGACGGCTCCGGTTGAGCTAGCTAAATACTTGGCAGAAAAAGGCTCAGTCACGGTTGATGGGATTAGTCTGACCATTAACCATTTGCGTGGCAACATTCTAAGTTTGAATTTAATTCCACACACGGCTGAGCGTACCAATATTGGTACCTGGCAAGTCGGCAGCAAAGTCAATCTGGAAGTGGATGTATTGGCGCGTTATATTGAGCGTTTATTGTTGGGTGATAAGGCCGCAGAGCAAAAAACTGAGTCAAATATCAGCATGGCATTCTTGGCTGAAAATGGTTTCTTAAAATAA
- the lptF gene encoding LPS export ABC transporter permease LptF, with protein sequence MIIRRYLVKQVVSTSLVVIGLLTLIMMGGRLIKYFGVAAQGRLDAGILFSIIGYRLPEFLTLILPLGFFIALMLVFGRLYVDHEMAVLNGSGVSRNQLARLLLPMTLVYLVVQTSLMLWMGPWGLREFEKLTSTQAVRTGFDLVRPKEFISSGPYTIYAGSLSEDRKNLKDIFFYQKAKQEDKPDVMILAKEATRVEVANDTANVVDLVQGRRYEIYPNQPRYTQAEFQSYRLRLESDKDVKFESDDVEALPMSKLWQQRDDSVVRSELGWRVFGPFIIIVALMLAVALSEVSPRQGRYYRLIPAIFIFASLIVVMIAIKTRISKEELDIWAYPVVLLVYAIAAAIFARKQKLAPKLKKSIQRVGL encoded by the coding sequence TTGATTATTCGGCGTTATCTCGTCAAACAAGTGGTTTCGACATCTCTCGTGGTCATTGGTTTATTAACCTTGATTATGATGGGTGGTCGTTTAATCAAGTATTTTGGCGTTGCGGCTCAAGGCCGCCTAGATGCAGGGATTTTATTTAGCATTATTGGCTACCGCCTGCCTGAGTTTTTGACGTTAATTCTTCCTTTGGGCTTCTTCATTGCATTGATGCTGGTATTTGGTCGGCTTTATGTTGATCATGAGATGGCAGTTTTAAATGGCAGCGGTGTCAGTCGGAATCAATTGGCTCGGTTATTGTTACCTATGACACTGGTGTATCTGGTGGTACAAACCAGCCTGATGCTTTGGATGGGACCATGGGGCTTAAGAGAGTTTGAAAAACTGACCAGCACCCAGGCCGTCCGAACGGGTTTTGATTTGGTGAGACCTAAAGAGTTTATTTCTTCTGGGCCATATACCATTTATGCAGGTTCATTGTCCGAAGACCGTAAGAATCTTAAAGACATTTTTTTCTACCAAAAAGCCAAGCAAGAAGATAAACCTGATGTCATGATTCTGGCCAAAGAGGCGACCCGTGTCGAAGTTGCCAATGACACGGCAAATGTTGTGGATTTGGTGCAAGGGCGCCGTTATGAGATCTATCCAAACCAGCCACGCTATACTCAGGCTGAGTTCCAGTCGTACCGTTTACGTCTGGAAAGTGATAAAGATGTAAAATTTGAAAGTGATGATGTGGAAGCCCTGCCCATGTCTAAATTATGGCAGCAACGTGATGATTCGGTGGTACGTAGTGAACTGGGTTGGCGTGTCTTCGGGCCATTTATCATCATTGTTGCCTTGATGCTTGCCGTTGCATTGTCAGAGGTGAGTCCGCGGCAAGGGCGTTATTATCGCCTGATCCCTGCTATTTTTATTTTTGCCAGTTTGATTGTGGTGATGATTGCGATTAAAACCCGAATCAGTAAAGAAGAATTAGATATTTGGGCTTATCCTGTAGTGCTTTTGGTTTATGCAATTGCTGCAGCAATTTTCGCGCGTAAACAGAAATTGGCACCAAAACTTAAGAAAAGTATTCAGCGAGTGGGGTTGTAA
- the lptG gene encoding LPS export ABC transporter permease LptG, with translation MLARRIVAKHVTKTTVLAMLGTTLVLSFLQVLFTYLGELGSLKPNYNAWQAFLYVMWGAPHYLYEILPVAALIGSVLGLGALASNSELIVMRSVGISLWRIVGWVMRSALLLIVLSFVLSEWVIPYTNEQAQSIKKQRSVAALGEVKGYWSREGQRFIYIDYANSQGQLRNIQTIDFDQNYRLQSFVSAEKGQFLKDGEWVLSQSHQVDLLAQGDAIKTDHEQQSLGLALQPKYVHMVTLDPEDLSPSQLISFMRYMEEYSQVPKTYELAFWQKITAPFSLITLVLIACSFIFGPLRQQSMGFRLVIALFTGLGFFYLQDFLGYASLVYAPSPAWFVLLPVVLIFMIGSYLLYRAR, from the coding sequence ATGTTAGCACGTCGAATAGTCGCCAAACATGTGACAAAAACCACTGTTCTCGCAATGTTGGGAACTACGTTGGTACTGTCTTTCTTGCAAGTTTTATTTACCTATCTGGGTGAGCTGGGCTCGCTAAAACCGAATTATAATGCTTGGCAAGCGTTCCTGTATGTGATGTGGGGTGCACCACATTATCTGTATGAAATTCTGCCTGTTGCGGCATTAATCGGTTCTGTTCTGGGGCTGGGGGCGCTTGCATCGAATAGTGAATTGATTGTGATGCGTTCGGTCGGCATTAGCCTCTGGCGGATTGTCGGCTGGGTGATGCGCTCAGCATTACTGTTAATCGTCCTATCTTTTGTCTTGAGCGAGTGGGTGATTCCCTATACCAATGAACAGGCACAAAGTATTAAGAAACAACGCAGTGTCGCTGCGCTGGGAGAAGTAAAAGGCTATTGGTCACGTGAAGGGCAACGCTTTATTTATATTGATTATGCCAATTCACAGGGTCAGTTGCGTAATATTCAAACCATCGATTTTGACCAGAATTATCGCTTGCAATCTTTTGTGAGCGCAGAAAAGGGACAGTTCCTTAAAGATGGAGAGTGGGTGTTATCGCAGTCCCATCAAGTCGATTTATTGGCGCAAGGTGATGCCATTAAAACTGATCATGAACAGCAGTCACTTGGTTTGGCTTTACAGCCAAAATATGTGCATATGGTGACATTAGATCCGGAAGATTTATCACCTAGCCAATTGATTAGTTTCATGCGTTATATGGAAGAATATAGTCAGGTACCCAAGACCTATGAACTGGCTTTCTGGCAGAAAATAACGGCACCGTTTTCTTTAATTACACTGGTCTTGATTGCCTGCTCCTTTATTTTTGGCCCGTTGCGCCAACAGTCGATGGGTTTCCGTTTAGTAATTGCATTATTTACTGGGTTAGGTTTCTTCTATTTACAAGATTTCTTGGGTTATGCCAGTCTGGTTTATGCACCATCTCCAGCATGGTTTGTGCTCTTGCCTGTAGTGCTGATCTTTATGATTGGTAGCTATCTGCTCTATCGGGCACGCTAA
- a CDS encoding DNA adenine methylase, whose translation MNPEPSVYHKRRHAARTTDEYLFHQLVPYLGNKRRLLHLILEALEITGTLNSKKKNPPIFADFFAGSGVVSRLARQNGYRVIANDWEPYSHALNHAILACVDAPAFKELGGYQKAIDYLNRLPEVKGWVTHNLCPRNDDVYDPARDRLFFKRRNGMRIDAIRQQIATWQAQGAINDVEMSALLAPLLYSASFVSNTSGVFKSFHQGWGGRTQTALERIESLLWLTPSRFCEIGDPKRPAAEMWCVDAQHLANQMSGFEVDVAYLDPPYNQHAYSSNYHVLNALTLWDQVDLPSPDTKGFKSGIDRAWRKERPSPYNSSKYAKEAYEKLLETINARYILTSYSTDGNIEPKDLLTANLKRGKVTLLTQDVPRYRVSKQRQSDRARVLEFIVITDTHAKSGPPLRQLLGQLYHFAELGGVDTTGNSTQLALW comes from the coding sequence ATGAATCCAGAACCATCGGTTTATCACAAACGTCGTCATGCCGCACGTACGACAGACGAATATCTTTTTCATCAGTTAGTGCCTTATCTGGGCAATAAGCGTCGACTGCTTCATCTCATTTTAGAGGCACTCGAGATTACAGGCACACTGAACAGCAAGAAAAAGAATCCACCGATTTTTGCGGATTTCTTTGCGGGGAGTGGCGTTGTCTCGCGTTTGGCACGTCAGAATGGTTATCGTGTGATTGCCAATGACTGGGAACCTTATAGCCACGCATTGAATCATGCCATTTTAGCTTGTGTAGATGCACCTGCTTTTAAAGAACTGGGTGGCTATCAAAAAGCCATTGATTACCTGAACCGTTTGCCTGAGGTCAAAGGTTGGGTCACACACAACTTGTGTCCGCGTAATGATGATGTCTATGACCCTGCCCGTGACCGTTTATTCTTCAAACGCCGTAACGGCATGCGTATTGATGCGATTCGCCAGCAGATTGCAACATGGCAAGCTCAGGGTGCCATCAATGATGTGGAAATGAGTGCTTTATTGGCACCGCTGTTATATTCGGCAAGTTTTGTCAGTAATACCAGTGGTGTCTTTAAAAGTTTCCATCAGGGCTGGGGTGGACGTACCCAAACAGCTTTAGAGCGGATTGAATCATTATTGTGGCTGACACCGAGTCGTTTTTGTGAGATTGGTGATCCTAAACGGCCTGCCGCAGAAATGTGGTGTGTAGATGCGCAGCATCTCGCCAATCAGATGAGTGGTTTTGAGGTCGATGTGGCCTATCTCGATCCGCCATATAACCAGCACGCCTATAGCAGTAATTACCATGTCCTCAATGCGCTGACCTTATGGGATCAGGTGGATTTACCTTCACCCGATACCAAAGGCTTTAAGAGCGGAATTGACCGCGCATGGCGTAAAGAGCGTCCAAGTCCTTATAACTCGTCAAAATATGCCAAAGAGGCGTATGAAAAGTTATTGGAAACCATTAATGCCCGCTATATTTTGACCAGCTATTCGACTGATGGAAATATCGAACCGAAAGACTTGCTCACCGCCAATTTAAAACGCGGCAAAGTGACGCTGCTGACGCAAGATGTTCCGCGCTATCGTGTAAGTAAGCAGCGCCAATCAGACCGCGCACGCGTGCTTGAGTTTATTGTGATTACCGATACTCATGCCAAATCAGGTCCGCCGTTGCGACAGCTATTGGGTCAGTTATATCACTTTGCTGAACTAGGTGGGGTTGATACCACTGGCAATAGTACTCAGCTGGCACTTTGGTAG
- the nrdR gene encoding transcriptional regulator NrdR, translating to MHCPFCNAADSKVIDSRLAAEGCQIRRRRECVICGERFTTFESYDVVMPRVIKSDGKNEPFDEAKLRRSLMHALQKRPVTQEQIETVLSDIQSQIRRLGERDVKSRTIGEIVMQALFALDHVAYVRFASVYQDFQDVEAFRHQIEQMQQRENEA from the coding sequence ATGCATTGTCCATTTTGTAACGCCGCTGATAGTAAAGTCATAGACTCGCGTTTGGCTGCCGAAGGCTGCCAGATTCGTCGTCGTCGTGAGTGTGTCATTTGTGGAGAGCGTTTTACCACCTTTGAAAGTTATGATGTGGTGATGCCGCGTGTGATCAAATCCGACGGTAAAAATGAGCCTTTTGATGAGGCCAAGCTACGTCGCTCCCTTATGCATGCCTTACAAAAACGTCCAGTCACGCAAGAGCAAATTGAAACGGTACTCAGCGATATTCAATCACAGATTCGTCGTCTGGGCGAGCGTGATGTAAAATCAAGAACCATTGGTGAAATTGTCATGCAGGCTCTGTTTGCCCTAGACCATGTTGCTTATGTTCGCTTTGCCTCTGTCTATCAAGATTTCCAAGATGTAGAAGCATTTCGCCATCAGATTGAGCAAATGCAACAACGTGAAAATGAAGCTTAA
- a CDS encoding MIP/aquaporin family protein — protein MSRSEPTLLGQCVAEFFATAIFLSFGIGVVAALKLAGASLGLWEISIVWGLAVALAVYLSAGISGAHLNPAVTIALALFAGFDKRKVPFYIISQVAGAAVGALLVYSLYSNLFVDYEQTHHMVRGSVESLELAGIFSTYPHHLLSIGQAFMVEMFITMLLLWLIMAIGDDSNGLPRGALAPILVGLLVAVIGASFGPLTGFAMNPARDFGPKVVAYFTGWGPVAFTGGRDIPYFIVPIIAPIVGACLGVLGYKLFFSHFLVHQKAEPQSSAEKQVSEMQ, from the coding sequence ATGAGTCGCTCGGAACCCACCTTATTGGGGCAATGTGTAGCTGAATTTTTTGCTACCGCAATTTTTTTATCATTTGGTATTGGTGTGGTGGCTGCACTTAAACTTGCCGGTGCAAGTTTAGGTCTGTGGGAAATCAGCATTGTGTGGGGCTTGGCTGTAGCATTGGCGGTCTATTTATCTGCTGGTATTTCGGGAGCACATCTTAACCCTGCAGTGACCATTGCATTGGCATTGTTTGCTGGCTTTGATAAGCGCAAGGTGCCGTTTTATATTATTTCACAGGTGGCTGGTGCTGCTGTGGGTGCGCTGTTGGTTTATAGCTTGTATAGCAATCTCTTTGTGGATTATGAGCAGACTCACCATATGGTGCGTGGCAGTGTCGAAAGTCTGGAACTGGCAGGAATTTTCTCGACCTATCCACATCATTTGCTCTCGATCGGGCAGGCTTTTATGGTGGAAATGTTTATCACCATGTTATTGCTCTGGTTGATTATGGCGATTGGAGATGACAGTAATGGCTTGCCGCGTGGTGCTTTAGCACCGATCTTGGTGGGTTTGCTGGTGGCGGTGATTGGGGCTTCTTTTGGTCCACTTACGGGCTTTGCCATGAATCCTGCGCGTGATTTTGGTCCGAAAGTTGTGGCTTATTTCACTGGTTGGGGACCTGTTGCGTTTACAGGGGGACGTGATATTCCTTATTTTATCGTGCCAATCATTGCACCAATCGTGGGGGCTTGTTTAGGTGTGTTAGGTTATAAACTATTCTTTAGTCATTTCCTTGTCCATCAGAAAGCAGAACCACAATCATCTGCTGAAAAGCAAGTGTCTGAAATGCAATAA
- a CDS encoding ammonium transporter: MKKMLMALSLSGALLGGSAVVWAEDAVTSPAVEHTVAVDTTAASPEIAATAAATPVEATPAPAATAKLDTGDTAWILVSTALVLLMTIPGLALFYGGMVRKKNVLSTMMFSLSAAILVSLIWVIAGYSLAFSGSGAYIGDLGKAMLNGVAFNALNGTIPESLFVIFQMTFAIITVAIISGSIADRMKYSAFMAFVAVWVILVYAPITHWVWAADGWLFKAGALDFAGGTVVHINAGVAGLVAAYMLGKRTGLGRESMAPHNLTLTVIGASLIWVGWFGFNGGSALGAGARASMAILVTQVAAAAAAFSWLIVERLIRGKASVLGGASGAVAGLVVITPAAGFVGVGGALIMGLIGGVVCFWGITALKRLLKADDALDAFGLHAVGGIVGAILTGIFYSDEIIKAANVALAPTFMGQLWVQIEGVLATIAYSAIVTFIILKVIDLVIGIRVSADDERMGLDLSQHGERIE, translated from the coding sequence ATGAAAAAAATGCTTATGGCGCTCAGTCTATCTGGCGCACTCTTAGGTGGTTCGGCGGTAGTTTGGGCAGAAGACGCGGTAACGAGCCCGGCGGTTGAACACACTGTAGCCGTTGATACAACGGCTGCATCACCGGAAATTGCTGCAACAGCCGCAGCAACCCCTGTCGAGGCCACACCAGCGCCTGCTGCGACAGCAAAACTGGATACAGGTGATACAGCGTGGATTCTTGTTTCAACAGCATTGGTTCTGTTGATGACGATTCCTGGTTTGGCGCTGTTCTATGGCGGTATGGTTCGTAAGAAAAACGTACTCAGTACCATGATGTTCAGCCTTTCTGCTGCCATTCTAGTCAGTTTAATCTGGGTGATTGCCGGTTACTCATTGGCATTCTCTGGCTCAGGTGCATATATTGGTGACTTGGGCAAGGCGATGCTGAATGGCGTGGCCTTTAATGCGCTGAATGGCACCATTCCTGAAAGTTTATTTGTTATTTTCCAAATGACCTTCGCCATTATTACTGTTGCAATTATTAGTGGTTCGATTGCTGATCGTATGAAATATTCAGCATTCATGGCATTTGTCGCAGTTTGGGTGATCTTGGTGTATGCACCAATCACGCACTGGGTTTGGGCGGCTGATGGTTGGTTATTCAAAGCAGGCGCATTAGACTTTGCGGGTGGTACGGTTGTCCATATCAACGCAGGTGTAGCTGGTCTGGTTGCTGCTTATATGTTAGGTAAACGTACGGGGCTTGGCCGTGAATCAATGGCACCACATAATTTGACTTTAACCGTGATTGGTGCAAGCTTGATTTGGGTCGGTTGGTTTGGCTTTAACGGCGGTAGTGCTTTAGGTGCAGGTGCACGTGCAAGTATGGCGATCTTAGTGACTCAAGTTGCTGCCGCAGCTGCCGCATTCTCTTGGCTCATTGTAGAACGTCTGATTCGTGGCAAAGCATCGGTACTGGGTGGTGCGTCTGGTGCGGTGGCCGGATTGGTTGTGATTACGCCTGCTGCGGGTTTCGTCGGTGTTGGCGGTGCGTTAATCATGGGTCTCATCGGTGGCGTGGTGTGCTTCTGGGGTATTACTGCATTGAAACGCCTACTTAAAGCCGATGATGCCTTGGATGCATTTGGGTTACATGCAGTGGGGGGAATTGTGGGTGCGATTCTGACTGGTATCTTTTATAGCGATGAAATTATCAAAGCAGCGAATGTTGCACTTGCACCAACCTTTATGGGGCAATTATGGGTGCAAATTGAAGGTGTATTGGCAACCATCGCGTATAGCGCAATTGTGACCTTTATCATCCTGAAAGTGATCGATTTGGTGATTGGTATCCGTGTCAGCGCAGATGATGAGCGTATGGGTCTTGACCTGAGCCAACATGGCGAACGTATCGAATAA
- the ribD gene encoding bifunctional diaminohydroxyphosphoribosylaminopyrimidine deaminase/5-amino-6-(5-phosphoribosylamino)uracil reductase RibD has product MSELTQEHLSEHQHWMQQAIALARRGQYSTKPNPNVGCVIVKEGQLIGEGYHPKAGQPHAEVFALRQAGENAKGATAYVTLEPCAHYGRTPPCAEALVKAQVKKVVVACSDPNPLVAGKGVQILQAAGIEVETGVCADTAKTLNSGFLKAMSTGLPYVRLKIASSLDGRTAMASGESKWITGTAARQDVQHWRAISGAVMTGIQTVLADDCELNVRALDGVDLSTAVQPKRIVLDRQGRLPLSAKILQNPETVMVMTPFRQELADLGVIQLSVQPLNQLLQTLAQHYQIYDVLVEAGATLSTAFLQQGLVDEMISYVAPTLLGQSARAMFNAEFSKMAEQLRFELVDVTQLGQDIRLRLLPIQEMI; this is encoded by the coding sequence ATGTCTGAGTTAACCCAAGAACACTTATCTGAACATCAGCACTGGATGCAACAGGCCATTGCTTTGGCGCGACGGGGTCAATACTCGACCAAGCCAAACCCGAATGTCGGCTGCGTTATTGTGAAAGAGGGTCAGTTGATTGGCGAGGGCTATCATCCTAAAGCAGGCCAACCTCACGCTGAAGTTTTTGCTTTGCGCCAAGCGGGTGAGAATGCCAAAGGTGCAACGGCGTATGTCACTCTGGAGCCATGTGCGCATTATGGCCGAACGCCACCCTGTGCCGAGGCCTTAGTCAAAGCCCAAGTGAAAAAAGTGGTAGTGGCATGTTCAGATCCCAATCCGTTGGTTGCAGGCAAGGGTGTTCAAATATTACAAGCGGCAGGCATAGAGGTTGAAACGGGTGTGTGTGCAGATACTGCGAAAACGCTCAATTCAGGCTTTTTAAAAGCCATGTCTACAGGTTTGCCCTATGTACGTTTAAAAATCGCTTCCAGTCTTGATGGTCGTACTGCGATGGCTTCGGGTGAGTCGAAGTGGATTACAGGCACGGCAGCACGTCAAGATGTGCAGCACTGGCGTGCCATTTCAGGCGCGGTGATGACCGGGATTCAGACGGTTCTAGCCGATGATTGCGAATTAAATGTACGTGCATTAGACGGGGTAGATCTGAGCACGGCGGTTCAGCCCAAACGGATTGTGCTTGATCGTCAAGGACGGCTTCCGCTTTCAGCCAAGATTTTACAAAATCCTGAAACTGTCATGGTGATGACACCATTTCGTCAAGAACTTGCAGATTTAGGCGTGATACAATTGTCAGTACAGCCTTTAAATCAATTATTGCAGACCTTGGCCCAACACTATCAAATTTATGATGTATTGGTTGAGGCTGGTGCAACCTTATCGACTGCCTTTCTGCAGCAAGGGCTGGTTGATGAAATGATCAGTTATGTTGCACCCACTTTGCTTGGTCAATCTGCTCGGGCAATGTTCAATGCTGAATTTAGCAAAATGGCAGAGCAGCTGCGTTTTGAATTGGTTGATGTAACCCAACTTGGGCAAGACATTCGCCTAAGATTGCTCCCTATCCAAGAGATGATATGA
- a CDS encoding DNA polymerase III subunit chi, whose protein sequence is MAQISFYLFENSTERQVESACRLCRKILNQHPQIWWYCTDADLQTELDELLWRFDPVSFIPHGIDQVTSPVCISAELPPSSDWIVFNFNNHALEQTQDFRHIIEIIENNEAAKQIGREKFKMYRRLGIEARTFKL, encoded by the coding sequence ATGGCGCAAATCAGCTTTTATCTCTTTGAAAACAGTACAGAACGGCAAGTCGAAAGTGCTTGCCGTTTATGTCGGAAGATTCTAAATCAACACCCCCAGATTTGGTGGTATTGCACAGATGCAGATTTACAAACTGAACTGGATGAACTGCTTTGGCGTTTTGATCCAGTCAGTTTTATTCCACATGGAATCGATCAAGTGACAAGTCCTGTCTGTATTTCGGCAGAACTCCCCCCGTCCAGTGATTGGATCGTGTTTAATTTTAACAATCATGCACTTGAACAAACTCAAGATTTTCGCCACATTATCGAGATTATTGAAAATAATGAAGCTGCGAAACAAATCGGGCGGGAAAAATTTAAAATGTATCGTCGTTTAGGCATTGAAGCTCGAACATTTAAATTATAA
- the blhA gene encoding cell division protein BlhA — translation MALNVGQDFKKRWLNAPEAVRQTYQDDLARICDLLLPQTSIQNWTQHEETAQQGSQQRIDQAYAELKAELIEQARIRKQQALEQALAEKRAAEAAYAAQLQADEARQFEQQTENLVALRGHIDQEIAQQTERYQTNPEQPSVDYARGQTVMVDDQQILSELESVRVRLELEAEGLIEQAVTVFRAKLHALAQDEIEYVLKNSDFSDEK, via the coding sequence GTGGCATTAAATGTAGGTCAGGACTTTAAAAAACGTTGGTTAAATGCACCTGAGGCTGTTCGTCAGACCTATCAGGACGATTTAGCACGTATCTGTGATCTATTATTACCACAAACGTCGATTCAAAATTGGACTCAACACGAAGAAACCGCTCAACAAGGTTCTCAACAACGAATTGATCAAGCCTATGCAGAGCTCAAAGCGGAACTGATTGAACAAGCACGGATTCGCAAGCAACAGGCTTTGGAACAAGCTTTAGCTGAAAAACGTGCAGCTGAAGCGGCTTATGCAGCGCAACTACAAGCCGATGAAGCACGCCAGTTTGAACAACAGACGGAGAACCTCGTTGCACTACGTGGCCATATCGATCAGGAAATTGCTCAACAGACTGAACGCTATCAGACCAATCCAGAGCAGCCAAGTGTTGACTATGCACGTGGCCAAACGGTCATGGTTGACGATCAGCAAATTCTGTCTGAGCTAGAAAGTGTCCGTGTGCGACTGGAGCTCGAAGCTGAGGGTTTGATTGAGCAAGCCGTGACCGTATTCCGTGCCAAACTGCATGCTCTGGCACAAGATGAAATTGAGTATGTCCTGAAGAATAGTGACTTTTCCGACGAAAAATAA
- a CDS encoding leucyl aminopeptidase: MKFTLQNAFPAQASSESLWILVDSEQLQQNLNTYQINHLEETLNTAQFKAGFNENLTLIANIAVQANAQLLGLGKSTELKATKLAKLAQSIIKSSQNKFKQISVDLSALPTDLHSLFVLSLTQAAYGYDEFKSKKNEFILDTIHLIANQTTLDESQLNLLQAVQTGQSYARDLGNRPGNICFPEYLADQAVALAAQYPDLLKVTVLDEQQMADLGMYAFLAVSKGSDRPGRIVTLEYNAQIEQAPVVLVGKGVTFDTGGISLKPGLGMDEMKFDMCGAASVLGTMQALCEARLPIHVVGAIAAAENMPSGHATRPGDIVTSMSGQTIEILNTDAEGRLVLCDTLTYIKRFNPALVIDIATLTGACVVALGKVVSGLFTPDDELAQALQHAGEQSLDRVWRMPVMEEYQELLDSPFADIANIGGPYGGAITAACFLERFTRDYRWAHLDVAGTAWLSGTAKGATGRPVPLLMQFLANRVATKN, translated from the coding sequence ATGAAATTTACACTTCAAAACGCATTCCCAGCTCAGGCGTCTAGCGAATCTTTGTGGATTTTGGTTGATTCAGAACAATTACAACAGAACTTAAATACTTATCAAATCAATCATCTAGAAGAGACCCTTAATACAGCGCAGTTCAAGGCTGGGTTCAACGAAAACTTGACCCTGATTGCAAATATTGCCGTTCAAGCCAATGCACAACTCCTCGGACTTGGAAAAAGTACCGAGTTGAAAGCGACAAAATTAGCAAAACTTGCACAAAGCATTATCAAATCATCACAAAATAAATTTAAACAAATTAGCGTTGATCTGTCTGCCCTTCCGACAGATTTACATTCTCTCTTTGTACTCAGCCTCACCCAAGCGGCTTATGGCTATGACGAATTCAAATCGAAAAAGAATGAATTTATCCTAGACACCATTCATCTGATCGCCAATCAAACAACTTTGGATGAATCACAATTAAATCTGCTTCAAGCGGTACAGACGGGTCAAAGCTATGCCCGTGATTTGGGTAACCGTCCGGGGAATATCTGTTTCCCTGAATATTTGGCCGATCAAGCAGTTGCTCTTGCTGCACAATATCCAGACTTGTTAAAAGTGACTGTGTTGGATGAACAGCAAATGGCTGATTTGGGCATGTATGCTTTCCTTGCGGTGAGCAAAGGTTCAGATCGTCCAGGTCGTATTGTCACACTGGAATACAATGCCCAAATTGAGCAGGCTCCTGTCGTACTTGTGGGTAAAGGTGTGACCTTCGATACTGGTGGTATTTCATTAAAACCTGGCTTAGGCATGGATGAAATGAAATTTGATATGTGTGGTGCTGCCTCTGTATTGGGCACCATGCAAGCGCTTTGTGAAGCTCGACTGCCGATTCATGTGGTGGGAGCGATTGCAGCGGCTGAAAATATGCCATCAGGCCATGCCACTCGTCCGGGTGATATTGTCACCAGTATGAGCGGTCAAACCATTGAAATCCTCAACACTGATGCCGAAGGCCGTTTGGTGCTGTGTGACACCTTAACCTACATTAAACGCTTTAATCCTGCGTTGGTGATTGATATCGCGACACTGACAGGCGCTTGCGTGGTTGCGCTAGGGAAAGTCGTTAGCGGCTTATTCACACCCGATGATGAACTGGCACAAGCGTTGCAACACGCAGGTGAACAGTCACTGGATCGTGTATGGCGTATGCCTGTGATGGAAGAGTATCAAGAATTACTCGACTCACCTTTTGCTGATATTGCCAATATTGGCGGACCTTATGGCGGTGCAATTACAGCAGCGTGTTTCTTGGAGCGTTTCACTCGTGATTATCGTTGGGCACATCTTGATGTTGCTGGAACAGCGTGGTTATCTGGAACAGCCAAAGGTGCAACGGGTCGCCCAGTACCGCTATTGATGCAGTTTTTAGCTAATCGTGTTGCAACGAAAAACTAA